The Cicer arietinum cultivar CDC Frontier isolate Library 1 chromosome 1, Cicar.CDCFrontier_v2.0, whole genome shotgun sequence genome contains the following window.
AAAATGACTACTGAGAAAGTATGACAAGAAGTACTTGACAGTATCTATCTTTAACACATGATGATAGTTAAGCAATTTTAAGTGGAGATTAGGTAGTAAAAATGGCCCAATGCAGTTTATAaacataataaaagaaaaaaaaagtgagacttctttattttatctttacaTGTAACGTAATATGGTAACTCACCTCAATTCTTCATCCAAGTATGTAATTTCTAGTTCACCACGAGCTCTTCCAGGAGCCTTAACAGGTATCTAAAAATGTACATTATGATGATCAGACTAATTATGGTACTAACATTTATACATAGTACTCAATTGAACTGCAGAAATACACATACATATTACTaggtgtaaaaaaaaaaagaaatacataCACTACTTATTATCGTATTAACTATGGAACTAAATCCATAGAATTGCTGATAAAGgataataattataactaatGTGACATGTATGAATTTTGTTGGATCTTGTTAGATAATCTGCATTTGTTAAGAGCTTCAACAGGATTTCATTTTTCATCTCCAAGGGTTCTTAAGTCACCTCATCTAgaatattacaaaatttaatttcaatgacGATGATTATTGAGACTCCGAACACTCACGAAGCCTGCAATTTTAAAGGTGTCGAATTTCACAGCCACTTTCCTTGCATTTAGAGGTGTTAAATCTGCTGTCACCTACACAATATTGATTACTTTATTTACATATCCAAATGCCAGAGTGAGAACACATAAATGGTGAGAACTTATGTCAATTTCACTTAGTGTCACCTGGTTGAAGAATGGCCAAGATTCCATATTTTGGGCCCTGAGAGTATCAACATTGATTGCTTGATAATTTTTAACTGATCTCACAAACTTCGGTCTCTGTCATTACAATATTGAAAATGTTAACTCAAAATATGAAGGCAAAATGTAGATGGCAGAGAGggagaagaaaaacaaaaaggaaaacaaCGAAACCTTTAACTTCATCGTCAATTTATCTATTCTAACATATGAACATACAGAAGTAACACTGTCAAAATGAGCCAGGCCAGATGGTAGTTCAGGATGcctgtttaaaatttaaatgaaggcTTAAACAAGCGAGCCCGTAGTAGCCCAACAGATTAGCTCACAAACCCTAGCCACCTAGTTGCAACATTTGGATTGCCTTCATTGCAACCTACAATACAACAACTTCATTGAGTTGTGTGTGAGAGGGTGGATTTAGTCCTACATTGCCTAGAGATATGACCTAAGTAGAGCTTATAAAGCTTAGGAGATCTTGACATTACATGTTGGGCTTTTAGGATTAAGCTAGGTTTAACCCAAATTCCAAGATATCGATAGTATAAGCTATTAACAAGGTTTAATCAActcatttattttatctttgaaaTCCATTGAAGAATCATGTAGTCttgtaaaaataaaagggaACAACAAAAGCAAAATATACAAGCAGGAAATTAAGATATTGctgtaaaagaaaaaagacaTTGATCATTTCCTTCATTATATGagttataaataaacaaatctATAAAACCTAATCGCAACACTAATCAATCTAGCTGCTCCCATTTCCATTGATCATACCAAATCTAATCCAACACACAACAAAGGATCACTAAACTAGCATATAGAAGTAAACAACATGCAATGCTCACCTGAGTTTGCAAAATAGACTGTGAAGTAGTGTACAAAAGCTCCCATTTTCCATCGAGTAAACTAGATTTGAGGGGTTCCTTTGTTGGATTAACTGCTTCAAGTTTTCGTGCAATCTATTTAGAAATAAATTCCAaaaatcaaaaaacaaaaatgcattcgcatgaaaacttgaaaaataaaaaaaaatgcagaaATCAAAAGCATATATAAAAGTCAACCTGATCAACGGTTTGCTGGTCTTCAGGAGTTGCATCAGCCCCACGATCAAGCTGTGCAATGGCCTCAAGAAGTTCTTCCTTGATGATGTTTGCATCTTTGCCTTTCTttaaaaaagaaggaaaaaatgaAACATTTGTTCTCCATTTCTCAGAGATAACAGCAACGTTGTGACTGTGATTGTGATTGTGATAGATGGAGGGTTTGATTGGAAAgcgagaagaagaagaatggaaATGAAGCGGTTTGAGAAGTGAATAATAATGCGTGTTTCCTGAAAGAAGTGAAGAAGAAGATAAGGCCAtggttaaattaaattaaattaaaattattaaatgtgtaTGTTAATTCTTTACTATGCCTCACTCAATATAATATTGCTTAAGTTTGGACTTTGGACCAAAATGTTTTCATTTGCACATGTGGGTATCTACTGTCCACCCGAATTTCCActctttgatttttatatcaaatggtcaacatttttctttttattgagTAGGCACAAGGATCTAGTTTGGTAGGTGTATGAGATCCACTACCCACGGTCAACATGCAATCAATGCTCACTCTCCatctaaaattattaataaaaaattaagagacaatagttattaaaatgaaaaattaagagTTGATATTCATGTAATTATAGTATCGATTTATTTAACATTCATcacatgtttttttattttatttttaaagtaatttattcaCATTAAAGTAATTAttgaaatacaaataattgatcGATATTGACAATATTTCATATAAGTTAGTATAAGCTACACTAAAAAAAGAGTATACTTTAGAAGAAAACTATTTTGATACTTTCATTATCACTCTAGTTATGGAGATGTATagtatgttatatttatttaagataattatttatgtttgataaaaataaagttccctaaaaactaaaaaatctaATAGAAACGTCCAAAGTTCAATTAGTAATGATATTATTAGTGGTGTTATGGCACGTGCTAGCCCACCTTAACCTAAATTGATGTTTCGTTGCTTTGCTTCGGTGTCTCTCACCTTAATCTTAAAACCAGATAAGCGCAAacaaatctctctctctctctctctctacttTTAATACattcattattatatttatgattGATGAACAGTTCAGTGTTACTTCCTTTGATTTTTCGATTAATGCTTATTTGAGCTTCTGCAATGAACTCAAAGCTTTAATCTTGAAGTAAAAAAggtaataacaataacaatagaaGAAGAATGGGGACAAAGTTTCCCATGATTCAGTTGAGGACATCACTTATCACACCCAGTTATGTCATTTCTTGCAACAGATCAAAGCATTCTAGAAGAATACTTTCAGAGCAAAAATTTTCATTCAAGTCTCTGGGGGATAGATTGAAGCTCAATGACATAACTGCTAGTATGCTCACTCTTTTTTTCTTGGtcataattacttatttatataaTCTTTTATTATTATGCTGAACTTGGGAATTATTAGTTGTGTGGTTCTTAAGAAGCcactattttaatgaaaattatagTTAAGTTCTAAATTTATCCCAATGATTCAGCTTAATGTCGACTTTATCACCTTGCTATTCAAAGAAGAAAGTAGGAGATGTATTTTGGATTCTAAAAAATATCAGATGCTTTTTCCTCTTTATTTAGGGTGTGTTTGGATCGACTAATTTGAATTTATCTACTGATATAAGTACTTGTGAAATTGTTAGAGAGAActtaatagaaacaatttatGAGACGGCGATAAGTTGTTTAGCTTATTTACATATGCTCTATAGAATAActtatatgaaaatagtttgagtttattttatcttttgttatagaaataatttatacataaaGTCTAATATGATAAGCGATTATGCAAACAATGCCTAAATACTTCATGTTTTTGAGCTTATGTAATTAGAAGGAGATTGGGAATATAGTATTTCCTAAACTGTGCAGTGTCTTTCCTCTTCTctatttcttcttatttttaaatcCTCACTTCATTTTCAAAGGTTCTATCCAAGAAAGATTCAATGTACTGCTGTCGAggactcaattttttttcaatgaaGTGACTTCTCCGCTTGCAAAATCTGGTCAAAGTAGGAAGCCTGATCCTGAAAATGATCCCGGATTTCAAGTTATGGAAGATATATTTATGGTAGAGCAGACGATTGATCGCAGAACGCCATATGGGATTCTTTCTCTAGCTGCTGTTATATGTATTGAACAATTCAGCAGGTGAATTACATATTCATCTTGTTCTAGCTATGATTGAGTTCGGTTCATACAATGATTTAACTTCTTTCCCATCAAATAACTAGATGATTCACACAAAAATATCTGAATAACAAtgctattttttttgtttgttaatatGATACACCattatattcatattcattGTTTTACGTTTCATTGTTTGCACTCAATACAACTTCAACAAGTATCCTTGCTATTGGTAACAAAGCGTTGATCCATCACATcgtaaaaacaaaatttgtatGCTTATAGTCAGTTGGccacatatttcaaatacttcaATGTTAACCAACTATATAGTACAAAGATCTGTGCTTAGCACGAGTCCTTTGACTGTGTTgctttgttaatttaatatcaatggATATATGAATCCTTGAAACTCCCTTATTGACGGCGATGTCTTTTTGAATATCTTGCTGAAATCATGGCCTATCCGACTGATACAGATATCATCATTTGACTTTTTGGAAATAAGATATGCAGGATGAATGGATTGACTgggaagaaaatgaagaatattttCGAAACACTTGTTCCCTTAACTGTATATAGCGATGCCCGCAATTTGGTTGAATACAGCTGCTTTAGATTTTTGTCAAGGGATGGTTCTGATGTTCATCCTTCCCTCCAGGTATACAATGATGTTCTTTCGACGAAGTCTAACTTGCTCGATttctttgttttactttttcaatTAGTTATTCAAAATATAGTAATACTGAATAAGCTTTATTCTGTTATTACATAAAGAAGTGTAATGCTGCTTATTGCTGTTGGACATATATATAGGATCCTGCTTTCCAGAGGCTGATATTCATAACTATGCTTGCCTGGGAAAATCCTTACACTAATTCCCTTTCCAGCAATGTAGAGAAGGCTTCCTTACAGGTTCACTTCTGTCAATGAAGATCGGTGATATTATGATACAAAGATTTTCTGTTATATTTTGGCATagttgtgttatttaatttagttCTTTTATCTTTATGATTTTGAGAGATCACTTGGGGGACTTTGCAGAGTAAACTTGTCTCCGAGGAGGCTTTTGTTCGTATTGCTCCTGCAGTCTCTGGTGTGGTTGACCGTCCTACAGCGCACATTCTTTTTAAGGCTCTTGCTGGTGAAGAGGGAATTTCCATGAGCATGTGGCTAACTTACATTAATGAGTTTGTCAAGTGAGTTTGTAATGTTCATCTTTTTGTCGACGATATAACTGCCTTAGGAGAAGACATCCAAAAAACATGAAAATGGTCTATAATGATTTGCCAATTTCAAATGTTTCTAGTTCACTAGGTATTCCTACTTTATATGGATAGTGAGATTTTGGAAAAGTTCAAACTTTTAGTTTCTTCACTTTTAATTTCAATTGGACCTATATTTCAGCTTCTTCACTTTTGTACATTgctattatattataaaaaccTATGTGACTTATTATAGAATTTCAATATCGTAAAACTGCCTGAGTTCTGCTGGAGATTATAGCATAAAAAACAGTATTTGCTAGTTTTGTCTTTCTTTTTATGGTTTGTTCTGTGTACATGCTCATATTTTTATTGTGCTGGAATGCTTTCAGAACACATAAATAGTCTCTGGTATGATAGAATTCTTCTGCTGAGCTTGTACTGATATTGCTGCAGAGTACGTCAAGAAGAGAGGTCATATCAGATTCCAGAGTTTCCCCAAATTTTGGAGGAGAGAGTTTTGTGCATTGGTTCCAACAACAAGCAGCCTGTTCTGAAATGGGAGAATAATATGGCATGGCCTGGAAAACTCACTCTTACTGATAAAGCAATCTATTTCGAGGTATAATTCCATGAGATGTTTATATATGCTATTTCAATACAAGTTCCATGGATTTCTGTATGCAAAGCACTATTACTACTCTTGGTAATTTAATTATCTTGCATAAAATCAATTGTATGAGGAAGTATATTACACGATTGAAATGATaggattttaaaaattagtatatTCGAATGTTTTGTGTTCTTTTGGCGTTAAGGCACAAAATTGAATGCTAGCCTATAACAACCGAGACCTACAAATCTTGATTCACAGGATGAAGCTGATTGCTAGAAGAGATTGGTCCCATGGAAATTCCTTCAACCTAAAAAAGATGTAGACAAGGATTTTATCTTTGAGGACATTCCAATTTAATAATTAACCATTGTAGATTATTCAACTGGAAATAATGATTGATTGTAATTTGTTAATTATACTAACTGGCTTGCTTCTCAAAGTGGGTTAAACTGAGCTTATTACAGAtcataaattaaatgaaaaaaagtaATGACCATATTGTTTGATTGATGTTTTCTAATCCATGTTCTAGGCAGTTGGCTTATTGCGAAATAAGAGAGCCATGAGATTGGATCTTACATATGAGGGATTGAAGGTAGAGAAGGCAAAAGTTGGGCCTTTAGGGTCTTCACTTTTTGACTCTGCTGTTTCTATATCTTGTGACTCGGAGTGAGTAAGCTTCTTCAAGCATTCTTTATCAGTTTTACTGTCTTAGATTTGTGGTTTACATTGTAAGAAAATTTGATGATCTCTGATGTTCTGGTTGGAATATGATTAGGAGAATGCGAACTAAATTTCCCAAACTATTCTCAAAGCAATTGAAAATTCAAGGCTTTAGTTATTCTTTTCTCTGATAAAGAAGAATCAACGAAGAGAAATCATAATTAAAACCTTCATGTATGATGATGAGTTGGAGAATGAGAACTAAATTCCACAAACTATTTCTTAAAGCGATTGCAAATTCAAGGCTTAGTTATTGTTTTCTCTGATAACTATGTATGAACAACATAGATCATTAGTAAAGGTGCACTGTGTGTTTAGAACCCACAATGTGTGTCTTCCACTTATCTCTGTTGCTCTTTGCTGCATTTTATCATCGTCATCATCTTAAAATATTAAGTGTTTCCTATTTTCACTTACATTCATACGTAGCTCGACTTGGTGGGTGCTGGAATTCATTGACTTGGGAGGTGATATGAGGAGGGATGTTTGGCATGCATTGATTTGTGAAGTCATTGCTTTACACAACTTCATTCATGAGTATGGACCTGATGATTTCGATGAGTCATTATCTAATGTTTATGGGGCTCACAAAGGAAAGCAAAGAGCAACAACCACTGCCATTAATGGTATAGCTAGA
Protein-coding sequences here:
- the LOC101491904 gene encoding probable plastid-lipid-associated protein 4, chloroplastic isoform X2 codes for the protein MALSSSSLLSGNTHYYSLLKPLHFHSSSSRFPIKPSIYHNHNHSHNVAVISEKWRTNVSFFPSFLKKGKDANIIKEELLEAIAQLDRGADATPEDQQTVDQIARKLEAVNPTKEPLKSSLLDGKWELLYTTSQSILQTQRPKFVRSVKNYQAINVDTLRAQNMESWPFFNQIPVKAPGRARGELEITYLDEELRVSRGDKGNLFILKMVDPSYRVPA
- the LOC101491904 gene encoding probable plastid-lipid-associated protein 4, chloroplastic isoform X1, encoding MALSSSSLLSGNTHYYSLLKPLHFHSSSSRFPIKPSIYHNHNHSHNVAVISEKWRTNVSFFPSFLKKGKDANIIKEELLEAIAQLDRGADATPEDQQTVDQIARKLEAVNPTKEPLKSSLLDGKWELLYTTSQSILQTQRPKFVRSVKNYQAINVDTLRAQNMESWPFFNQVTADLTPLNARKVAVKFDTFKIAGFIPVKAPGRARGELEITYLDEELRVSRGDKGNLFILKMVDPSYRVPA
- the LOC101492452 gene encoding uncharacterized protein isoform X1, which translates into the protein MGTKFPMIQLRTSLITPSYVISCNRSKHSRRILSEQKFSFKSLGDRLKLNDITASSIQERFNVLLSRTQFFFNEVTSPLAKSGQSRKPDPENDPGFQVMEDIFMVEQTIDRRTPYGILSLAAVICIEQFSRMNGLTGKKMKNIFETLVPLTVYSDARNLVEYSCFRFLSRDGSDVHPSLQDPAFQRLIFITMLAWENPYTNSLSSNVEKASLQSKLVSEEAFVRIAPAVSGVVDRPTAHILFKALAGEEGISMSMWLTYINEFVKVRQEERSYQIPEFPQILEERVLCIGSNNKQPVLKWENNMAWPGKLTLTDKAIYFEAVGLLRNKRAMRLDLTYEGLKVEKAKVGPLGSSLFDSAVSISCDSDSTWWVLEFIDLGGDMRRDVWHALICEVIALHNFIHEYGPDDFDESLSNVYGAHKGKQRATTTAINGIARLQALQHLRKLFDDPTKLVQFSYLQNAPHGDIVRQTLAVNYWGGPLVTGSINTRKQPENRPSNEIADSFNHVFDIDGSVYLHKWMKSSSWGSSTSTSFWKNTSIKGLILSKNLVVADLSLTERASKTSKQKYQVVQKTQATIDAATLKGIPSNIDLFKELIFPITLTVKSFEKLRHWEEPPLTVGFLGLAYTLIFRNLLSYIFPMMLMVTAVGMLTIRGLKEQGRLGRFFGGVAIRDQPPSNTIQKIIAVKDAMRDVENIMQQVNVSLLKIRSILLSGNPQITTEVAVLMLTWATILLIIPFKYILSFLLFDMFTRELEFRRKMVKRFMKILRERWHAVPAAPVAVLPFENEESKSEISSKELENISKSQRNLSSGKSR